Proteins encoded in a region of the Mycolicibacterium duvalii genome:
- a CDS encoding hotdog domain-containing protein: MTAAPDPDDARRTEELYGPLTESLRRLVDVTIRSDADEPDVVRARQLIEEAAELLGSHVHPDPYPVRRTVDGRFLTWGNVAIGLRNAIAPPLKVRRVENGRVTTDLVLGAAYEGPVGHVHGGVCALILDHILGATAHRPDAPAFTGTLTVRYVAPTRLGALRAEAWVDREEGIKTFAAGRITDANGTVTVEAEGIFIRPRVRGG, translated from the coding sequence GTGACCGCAGCACCCGACCCTGACGACGCCCGTCGCACCGAGGAGCTGTACGGACCGCTGACCGAGTCGCTGCGCCGGCTGGTCGACGTGACCATCCGCAGCGACGCCGACGAACCCGACGTCGTGCGGGCGCGCCAGCTTATCGAGGAGGCCGCCGAGTTGCTCGGCAGCCACGTGCACCCCGACCCGTACCCGGTGCGGCGCACCGTCGACGGGCGATTTCTGACCTGGGGCAACGTGGCGATCGGGCTGCGCAACGCGATCGCTCCGCCGCTGAAGGTCCGTCGGGTCGAGAACGGTCGGGTGACAACGGATCTCGTGTTGGGTGCGGCCTACGAGGGTCCGGTCGGACACGTCCACGGCGGGGTCTGCGCGCTGATACTCGACCACATCCTCGGCGCGACCGCGCATCGCCCGGACGCGCCGGCCTTCACGGGCACCCTGACGGTCCGCTACGTGGCGCCCACCCGCCTGGGAGCCCTGCGCGCCGAGGCGTGGGTCGACCGCGAGGAGGGCATCAAGACGTTCGCGGCGGGCCGCATCACCGATGCGAACGGGACGGTGACCGTCGAAGCCGAAGGGATCTTCATCCGGCCCCGAGTCCGCGGCGGCTGA
- a CDS encoding PadR family transcriptional regulator — protein sequence MLSGGEELSGYDIKKWINWAIRFFYSSPAYSQIYSELKRLERLELVSSRVDAGIRNRRMYKLTEKGMAAVTRWANEEPVEPPTLKHNPLLRVMLGHLLQPGRLREILTEHAAYAEQLQRAAATEVRWTAEQPSWSYARLALRWSEQYYAAERDLALQMIKELDAVEEAFGETGPEGVQFPMPEYWHEVERRIAAEDSSDSTG from the coding sequence ATGCTTTCCGGCGGCGAGGAACTGTCGGGTTACGACATCAAGAAGTGGATCAACTGGGCGATCCGATTCTTCTATTCGAGCCCGGCCTACAGTCAGATCTATTCCGAGCTCAAGCGGTTGGAGCGGCTGGAGCTCGTCAGTTCGCGCGTCGACGCCGGTATCCGCAACCGCAGAATGTACAAGCTCACCGAGAAGGGCATGGCGGCCGTGACCCGCTGGGCCAACGAGGAGCCGGTGGAACCGCCGACGCTCAAACACAATCCGCTGCTGCGGGTGATGCTCGGTCACCTGCTCCAGCCGGGCCGCCTCCGGGAAATCCTCACTGAGCACGCGGCATACGCAGAGCAGTTGCAGCGCGCTGCAGCCACCGAGGTGCGGTGGACCGCCGAGCAACCCTCGTGGTCGTATGCGCGCCTGGCGCTGCGGTGGTCGGAGCAGTACTACGCCGCCGAACGCGATCTCGCGCTGCAGATGATCAAAGAGCTCGACGCCGTCGAGGAGGCGTTCGGCGAGACCGGGCCCGAGGGCGTGCAATTTCCGATGCCGGAGTACTGGCACGAGGTCGAGCGGCGCATCGCCGCCGAGGATTCGTCGGACTCCACGGGTTAG
- a CDS encoding FAD-binding protein, with amino-acid sequence MTATGFDSEVDVVVAGSGGGVAGAYTAAREGLSVLLVEATDRFGGTTAYSGGGGMWFPCNPVLQRAGTDDTIEAALTYFHAVVGDRTPRDLQDAYVRGGADLIAYLEQDSAFEFTVFPWPDYYGSAPGARNDGYRHTVALPLPDSALGEYAGLVRGPLDTERLGTPAPDLLVGGRALVGRFLAAMSRNPQVECWRNAPLVELILENARVVGAVIDHDGTPVRVRARRGVLLASGGFEQNADMRAHYRVPGSARDTMGGPGSTGGAHRAAIAAGADVDLMDQAWWSPGMTHPDGRSAFALWFTGGIFVNQDGRRFANESAPYDRLGREAIRQIEQGTMRLPFWMVYDSRAGDLPPVGATNVSMVEPAQYRQNGLWHTADTLAGLAEAIGVPAVELQATVERFNTLAAAGVDEDFNRGAEAYDRTFTDGGSPLVPIDTPPYHAAAFGLSDLGTKGGLRTDARARVLTADGTPIAGLYAAGNTMAAVSGTTYPGGGNPIGASLLFSHLAALDMATQDRSE; translated from the coding sequence ATGACTGCCACCGGATTCGATTCAGAGGTCGACGTCGTCGTCGCCGGGTCCGGAGGCGGGGTTGCGGGGGCCTACACCGCAGCCCGGGAGGGTCTTTCGGTGCTGTTGGTGGAAGCCACCGACAGGTTCGGTGGCACGACAGCCTATTCCGGCGGGGGCGGCATGTGGTTCCCCTGCAATCCAGTACTCCAGCGCGCGGGAACCGACGACACCATCGAGGCAGCGCTGACGTACTTCCACGCCGTCGTCGGCGACCGCACCCCCCGGGATCTGCAGGACGCCTACGTGCGCGGTGGCGCCGATCTGATCGCCTACCTCGAGCAGGATTCAGCCTTCGAGTTCACCGTCTTTCCCTGGCCCGATTACTACGGCTCGGCGCCCGGCGCGCGCAACGACGGGTACCGGCACACCGTCGCGCTACCGCTGCCCGACAGCGCACTGGGCGAGTACGCGGGGTTGGTGCGCGGGCCGCTCGACACCGAGCGGCTCGGTACCCCCGCCCCCGATCTGCTGGTCGGTGGGCGCGCCCTGGTCGGCAGGTTCCTCGCCGCGATGTCGCGGAATCCGCAGGTCGAGTGTTGGCGCAACGCTCCGCTGGTGGAACTGATCCTCGAGAACGCCCGTGTGGTGGGCGCGGTGATCGACCACGACGGCACTCCGGTCCGGGTCCGGGCGCGACGTGGGGTGCTGCTGGCCAGTGGCGGCTTCGAACAGAACGCCGACATGCGCGCGCACTACCGGGTCCCCGGCAGCGCCCGCGACACCATGGGCGGCCCGGGCAGCACCGGCGGTGCCCATCGCGCGGCCATCGCCGCCGGCGCCGACGTCGACCTGATGGATCAGGCCTGGTGGTCTCCTGGGATGACGCATCCCGACGGGCGCTCGGCGTTCGCACTGTGGTTCACCGGCGGCATCTTCGTCAACCAGGACGGCCGCCGCTTCGCCAATGAATCGGCCCCCTATGACCGGCTTGGCCGCGAGGCGATCCGCCAGATCGAGCAGGGCACAATGCGTTTGCCGTTCTGGATGGTCTACGACAGCCGCGCCGGAGACCTCCCGCCGGTCGGCGCGACCAACGTGTCGATGGTCGAACCGGCGCAGTATCGGCAGAATGGGCTGTGGCACACCGCCGACACCCTCGCCGGGCTCGCCGAAGCGATCGGCGTTCCGGCCGTCGAGTTGCAGGCGACCGTCGAGCGATTCAACACGCTGGCCGCGGCCGGTGTCGACGAGGACTTCAACCGCGGCGCCGAGGCCTATGACCGAACCTTCACCGACGGTGGATCACCGCTGGTGCCGATCGACACCCCGCCCTACCACGCGGCCGCGTTCGGCTTGTCGGATCTGGGGACCAAAGGCGGACTGCGCACCGACGCGCGCGCCCGGGTCCTGACCGCCGACGGCACACCGATCGCCGGCTTGTACGCGGCGGGCAACACGATGGCCGCCGTCTCGGGCACGACCTATCCCGGCGGGGGCAACCCGATCGGCGCATCGTTGCTGTTCAGCCACCTGGCAGCGCTGGACATGGCCACCCAGGACCGCTCCGAGTGA